Proteins from a genomic interval of Papaver somniferum cultivar HN1 chromosome 4, ASM357369v1, whole genome shotgun sequence:
- the LOC113273681 gene encoding uncharacterized protein LOC113273681, with protein MNQQVAIGACMGEGTGAKHMSNRTSSNQFSDTSGEEETMRYIVADLFDSLGFGKLDIYPGEESKSVDKFKDATVTGFSEGAGVADVSYQTNKEARCTGTSDKPDEWIKDELYYYLLRTAKKHNGNYIPQYEQQYGNFDDASKHPRYRFLG; from the exons ATGAACCAACAAGTAGCAATTGGAGCTTGCATGGGTGAAGGTACTGGTGCAAAGCATATGAGTAATAGAACAAGTAGCAATCAATTTTCTGACACTTCAGGCGAG GAGGAAACAATGAGGTACATTGTGGCAGACTTGTTTGATTCGCTAGGTTTCGGAAAGTTGGACATTTATCCTGGAGAAGAAAGTAAAAGTGTAGATAAATTCAAAGATGCAACTGTAACTGGTTTCAGTGAGGGTGCTGGTGTTGCCGATGTGAGTTACCAAACAAACAAGGAAGCCCGTTGTACTGGGACTTCAGATAAG CCAGATGAATGGATCAAAGATGAACTCTATTATTATCTATTACGAACAGCGAAAAAGCACAACGGTAATTATATACCACAATATGAGCAGCAGTATGGTAACTTTGATGATGCCTCTAAGCATCCCAGGTATCGTTTTCTAGGGTAG